One window of Desulfarculus baarsii DSM 2075 genomic DNA carries:
- a CDS encoding KamA family radical SAM protein — protein MSQIAANSNQCEASTEDLDPPGRKSVPCPLPATPAVDWSTEAGHGFNPHQSSASAAFRRRFFPGVCAAQWNDWRWQVRNRLTNPQALERFFPLAQEERRAFEAVAGRLPMAITPYYLSLIDRQNPADPLRRAVVPTWMEAVVSPGESHDPLAEDADMAAPGLVHRYPDRVLLLATGFCSTYCRYCTRSRLVGGGGMHTGKRALERALAYIEATPAVRDVLISGGDPLTMADDRLEWLLSRLRAMRHVEIIRIGSKVPAVLPQRVTPALTRMLKKYHPLFISLHFMHPAELTVEAAKACARLADAGVPLGSQTVLLAGINDDVATMRALMQGLLRLRVRPYYLYQCDPICGSAHFRTPVAKGLEIVAGLRGHTTGYAVPTYVIDAPGGGGKVALYPESVIGRQDEALLLRNYEGGQYAYPDNAHGPGRALC, from the coding sequence ATGAGCCAAATCGCCGCCAACAGCAACCAGTGCGAAGCCTCCACCGAAGACCTGGACCCTCCAGGCCGAAAATCCGTCCCTTGCCCGCTACCCGCCACGCCCGCGGTCGATTGGTCGACCGAGGCGGGCCATGGTTTCAATCCTCATCAATCCAGCGCCAGCGCCGCCTTTCGCCGCCGCTTTTTTCCCGGCGTCTGCGCGGCCCAGTGGAATGACTGGCGCTGGCAGGTGCGCAACCGCCTGACCAACCCCCAGGCGTTGGAGCGCTTTTTTCCCCTGGCGCAAGAAGAACGCCGCGCCTTCGAGGCCGTGGCCGGCCGTCTGCCCATGGCCATCACGCCCTATTATCTCAGCTTGATCGACCGCCAAAATCCGGCCGACCCCCTGCGCCGGGCCGTGGTGCCCACCTGGATGGAGGCCGTGGTCAGCCCCGGCGAAAGCCACGACCCCCTGGCCGAGGACGCCGACATGGCCGCGCCCGGCCTGGTCCACCGCTACCCCGACCGGGTGTTGCTGTTGGCCACCGGCTTTTGCTCGACCTATTGCCGCTATTGCACGCGCTCGCGCCTGGTGGGCGGCGGCGGCATGCACACGGGCAAGCGCGCCCTGGAGCGGGCCCTGGCCTACATTGAGGCCACGCCCGCCGTGCGCGACGTGCTGATCTCGGGCGGCGACCCGCTGACCATGGCCGACGACCGCCTGGAGTGGCTGCTTTCGCGCCTGCGGGCCATGCGTCACGTGGAGATCATCCGCATCGGCAGCAAGGTTCCGGCCGTGTTGCCCCAGCGGGTGACCCCGGCCTTGACCCGCATGCTGAAAAAATACCACCCGCTGTTCATCAGCCTGCACTTCATGCACCCGGCCGAGCTGACCGTCGAGGCGGCCAAGGCCTGCGCCCGCCTGGCCGACGCCGGCGTCCCCCTGGGCAGCCAGACGGTGCTGCTGGCCGGCATCAACGATGATGTCGCCACCATGCGCGCGCTGATGCAGGGTTTGCTGCGCCTGCGCGTGCGGCCCTATTACCTCTATCAATGCGACCCCATCTGCGGCTCGGCCCATTTTCGCACGCCCGTGGCCAAGGGCCTGGAGATCGTCGCCGGCCTGCGCGGCCACACCACCGGCTACGCCGTGCCCACCTACGTCATCGACGCCCCGGGCGGCGGCGG
- a CDS encoding sulfotransferase family 2 domain-containing protein: protein MELISVHVPKAAGASFRRALAEHYGPEAGFGDYAEFMEDPRSLCHLDPELAQRRAVGLVAGLPPRTTVIHGHFPADKYLLACPEAKRVIWLRHPVARLVSHYYFWLTSDRHGNLIHDHMLEHELDLPRFARLPVMRDFVSNNILKSMTIDDFDFVGLQERYPSDLARLATALGWPERPAARADNKGRLPGYAQRLARLASDDDLIKQLARLNQRDMELYGRLARSRNLPAPLNPFK from the coding sequence GTGGAGCTGATCAGCGTGCACGTGCCCAAGGCGGCGGGCGCCAGCTTCCGCCGGGCCTTGGCCGAGCACTATGGCCCAGAGGCGGGTTTTGGCGATTACGCCGAGTTCATGGAAGACCCCCGTTCGCTTTGCCACCTGGACCCGGAGCTGGCCCAGCGGCGGGCGGTGGGCCTGGTGGCCGGCCTGCCGCCGCGAACCACAGTGATCCATGGTCACTTTCCGGCCGACAAGTATCTGTTGGCCTGCCCGGAGGCCAAGCGCGTCATCTGGTTGCGTCATCCGGTGGCTCGGCTGGTCAGCCACTATTATTTCTGGCTGACCAGCGACCGCCACGGCAACTTGATCCACGATCACATGCTGGAGCACGAATTGGATCTGCCACGGTTTGCCCGCCTGCCCGTCATGCGCGATTTTGTCAGCAACAACATACTTAAATCAATGACGATTGACGATTTTGACTTCGTGGGGCTGCAAGAGCGCTATCCTTCCGACCTGGCGCGGTTGGCCACGGCCTTGGGTTGGCCGGAGCGCCCCGCCGCCCGCGCCGACAACAAGGGCCGCCTGCCGGGCTACGCCCAACGCCTGGCCCGATTGGCGAGCGACGATGACCTGATCAAACAGTTGGCCCGGTTGAACCAGCGCGACATGGAATTGTACGGTCGCCTGGCCCGGTCCCGGAACTTGCCGGCGCCGCTGAACCCTTTCAAATGA